Proteins found in one Pirellulales bacterium genomic segment:
- a CDS encoding ATP-binding protein, translated as MARNDTQPDEVHRRLADQYTEIARLVGGLAHEIKNPLSTIRLNMELLAEDFQADDSPRTRRALAKILIVQQECQRLQDVLDDFLNFAKVRELKLEPTDLNELVRQILEFYQPKAVESNIELSPHFRSDLPSVLVDRESLRGALFNLLLNAQQAMPDGGQLWVLTEETARGVALHLIDTGCGMDEKTKARIFEAFYSTKPGGSGLGLPTARKIIEAHGGHIFVQSTLGKGTRFTIELPVPARLERQVEHRE; from the coding sequence ATGGCACGCAACGACACTCAGCCCGACGAGGTCCACCGGCGGCTGGCCGATCAGTACACCGAGATTGCCCGGCTGGTGGGCGGCCTGGCGCACGAGATCAAGAACCCGCTCTCGACCATCCGCCTGAACATGGAGTTGCTGGCGGAGGACTTTCAGGCCGACGATTCGCCGCGCACGCGCCGCGCCTTGGCCAAGATTCTCATCGTGCAGCAGGAATGCCAGCGGCTGCAGGACGTGCTCGACGACTTCCTCAACTTCGCCAAGGTCCGCGAACTCAAGCTCGAACCGACCGATCTGAACGAGCTCGTGCGGCAAATCCTGGAGTTCTATCAGCCCAAGGCGGTCGAATCGAACATTGAACTGTCGCCCCATTTCCGCTCCGACCTGCCCAGCGTGCTGGTCGACCGCGAGTCGCTGCGCGGGGCGCTGTTCAACCTGCTGCTCAACGCCCAGCAGGCGATGCCCGACGGCGGACAACTTTGGGTGCTGACCGAGGAAACCGCGCGCGGCGTGGCGTTGCACCTGATCGACACCGGCTGCGGCATGGACGAAAAGACGAAAGCGCGGATCTTCGAGGCCTTTTATTCCACCAAGCCGGGCGGCTCGGGCCTGGGCCTGCCTACGGCGCGCAAGATCATCGAGGCGCACGGCGGGCATATTTTCGTGCAGAGCACGCTCGGCAAGGGAACGCGGTTCACGATCGAGCTGCCCGTGCCGGCGCGGTTGGAACGCCAGGTGGAGCACCGGGAATAG
- a CDS encoding DUF4058 family protein: protein MPMHDWMQVDAGIFHDFHLAWTVELRNALNEGLLPADYYALMEQHAGRRISDLIALHRSSPEMEPSAVPPPRGGLALAEAPPQVVRSGELAPSARSLRRTLAIRHVSGHRLVAVVEIVSPGNKDRLEHVEELAGKIDGFLGAGIHAMVIDVFAPGRYDPHGIDGVVREFYSGADNTDENSPGPPPCVVSYCAALTIGVYRGPLAVGRNLPEMPLFIHPERYVNVPLEESYQAAFRGVPSFWKQALS from the coding sequence ATGCCGATGCACGACTGGATGCAAGTCGATGCGGGAATCTTCCACGATTTCCATTTGGCTTGGACCGTTGAGTTGCGGAACGCACTCAACGAGGGTCTTCTTCCAGCGGATTATTACGCTCTGATGGAGCAGCATGCGGGCCGGCGAATTTCCGACTTGATCGCATTGCATCGCAGCTCGCCCGAGATGGAACCTTCCGCCGTCCCGCCGCCTCGCGGCGGCCTGGCCCTCGCAGAAGCCCCGCCGCAAGTCGTTCGCAGCGGTGAATTGGCGCCGTCCGCGCGATCGCTTCGCCGCACGCTTGCCATCCGACACGTCAGCGGGCATCGACTCGTTGCCGTCGTGGAAATCGTTTCGCCCGGAAACAAGGACCGCCTCGAGCACGTGGAGGAGCTCGCCGGAAAGATCGACGGTTTTTTGGGAGCGGGGATCCACGCGATGGTCATCGACGTGTTTGCACCAGGCCGTTACGATCCGCACGGCATCGACGGCGTCGTGCGCGAGTTTTACAGCGGCGCCGACAACACTGACGAGAATTCGCCTGGTCCACCGCCTTGTGTCGTCTCCTACTGCGCGGCGCTGACGATCGGCGTTTATCGCGGGCCGCTGGCGGTCGGCCGCAATCTACCCGAGATGCCGCTCTTTATTCACCCGGAGCGCTACGTCAACGTTCCCCTGGAAGAGAGTTATCAAGCGGCCTTTCGCGGAGTACCAAGTTTCTGGAAGCAAGCGCTGAGTTGA